One Lysinibacillus fusiformis genomic window carries:
- a CDS encoding zinc-dependent alcohol dehydrogenase family protein → MKAKCIKFYEFGSPRNVLKFENKTIKPLQNHEILVRMIARPINPSDLIPIWGKYAHRIALPNTPGYEGVGVVEAVGPFVTQNLLGKRVLPLRGEGTWQEFVQTRAEFAVPIPHSMDDFTAAQLYINPMTAWVTCTEVLKLKPNDVLLVNACGSAIGHIFAQLSKIIGFHLIAVTRNTRHTEDLLQLGASYVIDASTMNLYETVMEITNGQGADAAIDSIGGTAGENLAFCLRPSGNFLAIGLLSGVQVNWGSIVKDAHVHANMFHLRHWNKQVSTEQWQDTFQQLITLVHEQKLMMMKMDSQYDLLNIHKAIEAIESSNKTKGKIFLTSY, encoded by the coding sequence TTGAAGGCAAAATGTATTAAGTTTTATGAATTTGGTAGTCCTAGAAATGTGCTGAAATTTGAAAACAAAACCATCAAACCGCTGCAAAATCATGAAATCCTGGTCCGTATGATAGCACGTCCCATAAATCCTTCTGACTTGATTCCGATTTGGGGTAAGTATGCTCATCGGATTGCTTTGCCAAATACTCCTGGCTATGAAGGGGTGGGGGTTGTAGAAGCTGTAGGACCATTTGTTACTCAAAACTTACTTGGGAAGCGCGTATTACCATTACGTGGAGAAGGCACTTGGCAAGAGTTTGTTCAGACTAGAGCAGAATTTGCAGTACCCATACCTCATTCAATGGATGATTTTACAGCAGCTCAGTTGTACATTAACCCAATGACGGCGTGGGTGACTTGTACTGAAGTTTTAAAATTAAAACCAAATGATGTTTTATTGGTGAATGCATGTGGATCTGCGATTGGGCATATTTTTGCTCAATTATCTAAAATAATTGGTTTTCATTTGATTGCAGTGACAAGAAATACTAGACACACGGAAGATTTACTACAGCTTGGTGCTTCGTATGTAATCGATGCCTCAACGATGAATCTGTATGAAACTGTTATGGAGATAACAAATGGTCAGGGCGCAGATGCCGCCATAGATTCCATTGGTGGTACGGCAGGAGAAAATCTTGCTTTTTGCCTACGCCCTAGTGGTAATTTTTTAGCGATTGGTCTTTTATCAGGCGTTCAAGTAAATTGGGGAAGTATCGTTAAAGATGCACATGTTCATGCTAATATGTTTCATTTACGACATTGGAATAAACAGGTTTCGACAGAACAATGGCAAGACACGTTTCAACAGCTAATAACACTTGTACATGAACAAAAATTAATGATGATGAAGATGGATTCTCAATACGATTTACTAAACATTCACAAGGCTATAGAGGCAATTGAATCTTCTAATAAAACTAAGGGGAAAATATTTTTAACAAGTTATTAA
- a CDS encoding GNAT family N-acetyltransferase: MKFELCESIPSFEDYKSLHQTTGWNAKGLYTYDQLYQAICNSWFSASIYDGTTLVGYGRIITDGIYQTFICDVMVHPDYQRKGIGSQVMEFLLAYCKQENIKWIQLFCAKGKQPFYQQLGFAERDPDAPGMMLFYD, translated from the coding sequence ATGAAGTTCGAATTATGTGAATCAATTCCTTCATTTGAGGATTATAAATCGTTACATCAAACGACTGGCTGGAACGCAAAAGGACTCTATACATATGACCAATTGTATCAAGCTATTTGCAATAGCTGGTTTAGTGCTTCAATTTATGATGGCACAACTTTAGTAGGCTATGGAAGAATTATTACAGATGGCATTTATCAAACTTTTATTTGTGATGTTATGGTACATCCTGATTACCAACGAAAAGGGATTGGCTCACAAGTGATGGAATTTTTATTGGCGTATTGCAAGCAAGAAAATATAAAATGGATTCAATTATTTTGTGCTAAGGGCAAACAACCGTTTTATCAACAACTTGGGTTTGCTGAGCGTGATCCAGATGCTCCAGGGATGATGCTGTTTTACGATTAA